One genomic window of Borreliella garinii includes the following:
- the p22 gene encoding lipoprotein P22, translated as MYKNGFLKNYLMSLLFLLIIACTSKDSSNEYVEEQEVDNTSKLDNTSKIDEHTIGHVFHAMGVVHSKNDRKSLGKNIKVFYFSEEDGYFETIPSKENAKLIVYFYDNIYAGEAPINISGKEAFIFVGITPDFKKIINSNLHGAKSDLIGTFRDLNIKNSKLEVTVDENNSDAKTFLESVNYIIDGIEKISPMMMN; from the coding sequence ATGTATAAAAATGGTTTTTTAAAAAACTATTTAATGAGCTTGTTATTTCTTTTAATAATTGCGTGTACTTCAAAAGATAGCTCAAATGAATATGTTGAGGAGCAAGAAGTAGACAACACTTCCAAGCTTGATAATACTTCTAAAATAGATGAACATACTATTGGTCATGTTTTTCATGCTATGGGAGTAGTTCATTCAAAAAATGATCGAAAAAGTTTAGGAAAAAATATAAAGGTTTTTTATTTTTCTGAAGAAGATGGATACTTTGAAACAATACCTTCGAAAGAGAATGCAAAGTTAATAGTTTATTTTTATGATAATATTTATGCAGGAGAAGCCCCAATTAATATTTCTGGGAAAGAAGCTTTTATTTTTGTTGGGATTACTCCTGATTTTAAAAAGATTATAAATAGTAATTTGCATGGTGCTAAAAGCGATCTTATTGGTACTTTTAGAGATCTTAATATTAAAAATTCAAAATTGGAAGTTACAGTTGATGAGAATAATTCAGATGCCAAGACTTTCCTTGAATCTGTTAATTATATTATCGACGGTATTGAAAAAATTTCACCTATGATGATGAATTAA
- the mgsA gene encoding methylglyoxal synthase: protein MEKKIALIAHDKKKDDLVNFVKQNYLFLSKFKLIATGTTGSRIQQATDLTIIKYKSGPMGGDQQIGAEVAEGNVLAIFFFRDPLTSQPHEPDVSALIRLCDVHNIPLATNVKTAEILIKGLEGLNA, encoded by the coding sequence ATGGAAAAAAAAATAGCATTAATTGCACATGACAAAAAAAAGGATGATTTGGTAAATTTTGTAAAGCAAAACTATCTCTTCTTATCCAAATTCAAGCTTATTGCAACAGGGACAACAGGGTCCAGAATCCAACAAGCTACTGATCTTACAATTATTAAATATAAATCAGGCCCTATGGGGGGAGATCAGCAAATTGGAGCTGAAGTAGCTGAAGGGAATGTCTTAGCTATATTTTTCTTTAGAGATCCCCTAACAAGTCAGCCTCACGAACCAGATGTGTCAGCTCTTATTAGACTTTGCGATGTACATAATATACCGCTTGCAACCAATGTAAAAACAGCAGAAATTTTAATAAAAGGGCTTGAGGGTTTGAATGCTTGA